In Hypomesus transpacificus isolate Combined female unplaced genomic scaffold, fHypTra1 scaffold_462, whole genome shotgun sequence, a single genomic region encodes these proteins:
- the LOC124465311 gene encoding intraflagellar transport protein 25 homolog has translation MIDPSLSSLGAHVVLAASSDERHPPENIIDGNTETFWMSTGMFPQEFIIRFAQSTKMSLVTMHCFNVKNLRIEKSMSEDATNFEFVAEKEFEHIEGSLQTNDIPLSGTSATHLRFIVTSGYDHFVSVHRVSVEG, from the exons ATGATAGATCCTTCGTTGAGTTCTTTAGGCGCCCACGTTGTCTTGGCTGCATCCAGCGACGAGCGCCATCCCCCAGAAAACATAATTGATGG GAACACTGAAACGTTCTGGATGTCCACTGGAATGTTTCCTCAAGAGTTCATCATTCGCTTCGCCCAGTCGACGAAAATGTCCCTTGTGACAATGCATTGTTTTAACG TCAAGAATCTAAGAATCGAGAAGAGCATGTCAGAAGATGCTACTAACTTTGAGTTTGTTGCAGAGAAAG AATTTGAACACATAGAAGGTAGTCTTCAAACAAATGACATTCca CTCAGTGGAACCAGTGCTACACACCTACGCTTCATCGTCACCTCAGGATATGACCACTTTGTCTCAGTTCACAGAGTCAGTGTTGAAGGATAA